In one Bos mutus isolate GX-2022 chromosome 19, NWIPB_WYAK_1.1, whole genome shotgun sequence genomic region, the following are encoded:
- the EMC6 gene encoding ER membrane protein complex subunit 6 encodes MAAVVAKREGPPFISEAAVRGNAAVLDYCRTSVSALSGATAGILGLTGLYGFIFYLLASILLSLLLILKAGRRWNKYFKSRRPLFTGGLIGGLFTYVLFWTFLYGMVHVY; translated from the coding sequence ATGGCCGCTGTGGTGGCCAAGCGCGAAGGGCCGCCATTCATCAGCGAGGCCGCCGTGCGGGGCAACGCCGCCGTCCTGGATTACTGCCGGACCTCGGTGTCGGCTTTGTCGGGGGCCACGGCCGGCATCCTCGGCCTCACTGGCCTCTACGGCTTCATCTTTTACCTGCTCGCCTCCATCTTGCTCTCCCTGCTTTTAATTCTCAAAGCGGGAAGGAGGTGGAACAAATATTTTAAGTCGCGAAGACCTCTCTTTACAGGGGGTCTCATCGGAGGCCTCTTCACCTACGTCCTGTTCTGGACATTCCTCTACGGCATGGTGCACGTCTACTGA